A DNA window from Jaculus jaculus isolate mJacJac1 chromosome 1, mJacJac1.mat.Y.cur, whole genome shotgun sequence contains the following coding sequences:
- the Adcy7 gene encoding adenylate cyclase type 7 isoform X3 yields MPAKGRYFLNEGDEDPDQAALYEKYRLTSQHGPLLLLLLLVAASASIALIIMAFSHGDPSRYQAVLGTAFFTLAVFVALYVLVYVEWLLWRRWLQVPALLTWACLVMLGSVLVWDSWRKAACAWEQVPFFLFVVFVVYALLPLSMRGAVAVGVVSTVSHLLVFGAVTGAFTKPDMLGLQLLANAVILLGGNFTGAFHKHQLQDASRDLFIYTVKCIQIRRKLRVEKRQQENLLLSVLPAHISMGMKLAIIERLKEGGDRRPMPDNNFHSLYVKRHQNVSILYADIVGFTRLASDCSPKELVVVLNELFGKFDQIAKANECMRIKILGDCYYCVSGLPVSLPTHARNCVKMGLDICEAIKQVREATGVDISMRVGIHSGNVLCGVIGLRKWQYDVWSHDVSLANRMEAAGVPGRVHITEATLNHLDKAYEVEDGHGQQRDPYLKEMNIRTYLVIDPRSQQQPPPHHYLHKPKGDAALKMRASVRVTRYLESWGAARPFAHLNHRESVSSSETPIPNGRRSKAIPLRRNRTPDRSASPKGRLEDDYDDEMLSAIEGLSSTRPCCSKSDDFYTFGSIFLERGFEREYRLAPIPRARYDFACASLVFMCILLVHVLVMPRMATLGVSFGLVACLLGLVLGLCFATEFARCCPAQGTLKAISQRVETQPLLRLSLLVVTVGSLLTVAVVNMPLIFDPPLESPGGNETSLLAARTRVRTLCELLPYYTCSCILAFIACSVFLRWDCCAHGLGNITITKINSTLSSVLECSQKDLRIMINFYLALFYTTLIMLSRQIDYYCRLDCLWKKKFKKEHEEFETMENVNRLLLENVLPAHVAAHFIGDKVAEDWYHQSYDCVCVMFASVPDFKVFYTECDVNKEGLECLRLLNEIIADFDELLLKPKFSGVEKIKTIGSTYMAAAGLSVPSGHENQDLERQHVHIGVLVEFSMALMSKLDGINRHSFNSFRLRVGINHGPVIAGVIGARKPQYDIWGNTVNVASRMESTGELGKIQVTEETCTILQRLGYSCECRGLINVKGKGELRTYFVCTDTAKFQGLGLN; encoded by the exons ATGCCAGCCAAAGGGCGCTACTTCCTTAATGAGGGCGATGAGGACCCCGACCAGGCAGCGCTCTATGAGAAGTACCGCCTCACCAGCCAGCACGGACCACTGCTGCTCTTGCTCCTCCTGGTGGCCGCCTCCGCCTCCATTGCCCTCATCATCATGGCCTTCAGTCATGGG GACCCCTCCAGATACCAGGCTGTTTTGGGCACGGCATTCTTCACGCTGGCGGTGTTCGTGGCTCTCTACGTGCTGGTATACGTCGAGTGGCTGCTGTGGAGGCGGTGGCTGCAGGTTCCAGCTCTGCTCACCTGGGCCTGCCTCGTGATGCTGGGCTCCGTGCTGGTGTGGGACTCCTGGAGAAAGGCGGCCTGTGCTTGGGAGCAG GTGCCCTTTTTCCTGTTCGTCGTCTTCGTGGTGTACGCCCTGCTGCCCCTCAGCATGCGAGGGGCTGTCGCAGTGGGGGTGGTCTCCACCGTCTCCCACCTTCTGGTATTCGGTGCTGTGACAGGAGCCTTCACGAAGCCCGATATGTTGGGGCTCCAG CTACTGGCCAATGCTGTCATCCTCCTTGGGGGGAACTTCACGGGTGCCTTCCACAAGCACCAGCTGCAGGATGCCTCCCGGGACCTCTTCATCTACACAGTCAAGTGCATCCAGATCCGGCGGAAGCTGCGCGTGGAGAAGCGTCAGCAG GAGAACCTGCTGCTCTCTGTGCTCCCGGCCCACATTTCCATGGGCATGAAGCTGGCCATCATCGAGAGGCTCAAGGAGGGTGGGGACCGCCGCCCCATGCCTGACAACAACTTTCACAGCCTCTATGTCAAGCGGCACCAGAATGTCAG CATCCTATATGCAGACATCGTGGGCTTCACGCGGCTGGCCAGTGACTGCTCCCCCAAGGAGCTGGTGGTGGTGCTGAATGAGCTCTTTGGCAAGTTCGACCAGATCGCCAAG GCCAACGAGTGCATGAGGATCAAGATCCTGGGGGACTGCTACTATTGCGTGTCAGGCCTGCCCGTGTCGCTGCCCACCCATGCCCGCAACTGTGTGAAGATGGGGCTGGACATATGCGAGGCCATTAA GCAGGTGCGTGAGGCCACAGGCGTGGATATCAGCATGCGCGTGGGCATCCACTCGGGGAATGTGCTGTGTGGGGTCATTGGGCTGCGCAAGTGGCAGTATGATGTGTGGTCCCACGATGTGTCCCTGGCCAACAGGATGGAGGCGGCTGGAGTTCCTGG CCGGGTGCATATCACAGAGGCAACGCTGAACCATCTGGACAAGGCGTACGAGGTGGAGGATGGGCACGGACAGCAGCGAGACCCCTACCTGAAAGAAATGAACATCCGTACCTATCTGGTGATCGACCCCCGG AGCCAGCAGCAGCCCCCGCCCCACCACTACCTCCACAAGCCCAAGGGGGACGCAGCCCTGAAGATGCGGGCCTCAGTGCGGGTGACCCGTTACCTCGAATCCTGGGGGGCAGCGCGACCCTTTGCACACCTCAACCACCGCGAGAGTGTAAGCAGCAGTGAGACGCCTATTCCCAATGGAAGGAGGTCCAAG gCTATTCCCTTGCGCCGAAACCGCACCCCTgacag GAGTGCATCTCCCAAGGGGCGTTTGGAGGACGACTACGATGATGAGATGCTATCGGCCATCGAAGGGCTCAGCTCGACCAG GCCCTGCTGCTCCAAGTCTGATGACTTCTACACCTTTGGTTCCATCTTCCTGGAGAGGGGCTTTGAACGTGAG TACCGCCTGGCACCCATCCCCCGCGCCCGCTACGACTTCGCCTGTGCCAGTCTTGTCTTCATGTGCATCCTGCTGGTCCACGTCCTAGTGatgcccag GATGGCAACTCTGGGCGTGTCCTTTGGGCTGGTGGCCTGCCTGCTGGGGCTGGTGCTAGGCCTGTGCTTTGCCACTGAGTTTGCG AGGTGCTGCCCCGCCCAGGGTACACTCAAGGCCATCTCCCAGAGAGTGGAGACACAGCCCCTTCTGAGGCTGTCCCTGCTCGTGGTGACGGTTGGCAGCCTGCTCACCGTGGCTGTCGTCAACATG CCATTGATATTTGACCCACCCTTGGAGTCTCCTGGTGGCAATGAGACAAGTTTGCTGGCTGCAAGGACCAGGGTCAGGACACTGTGTGAGCTCCTTCCA TACTATACCTGTAGCTGCATCCTGGCCTTCATCGCCTGTTCTGTCTTCCTGCGG TGGGACTGCTGTGCCCACGGCCTGGGCAACATCACCATCACCAAGATCAATAGCACCCTCAG CAGTGTCCTGGAATGTTCACAGAAGGACCTGAGGATAATGATCAACTTCTACCTGGCCTTGTTCTATACCACCCTCATCATGCTGTCGAGACAG ATTGACTATTACTGCCGCTTGGACTGTCTGTGGAAGAAGAAGTTCAAGAAGGAGCACGAAGAGTTTGAGACCATGGAGAACGTGAACCGCCTCCTCCTGGAGAACGTGCTGCCAGCCCACGTGGCTGCCCACTTCATTGGTGACAAGGTGGCCGAG GACTGGTACCATCAGTCCTACGACTGCGTCTGTGTCATGTTTGCGTCTGTCCCGGACTTCAAAGTGTTCTACACTGAGTGTGACGTcaacaaagaagggctggagtgcCTGCGCCTGCTGAACGAGATCATCGCAGACTTCGACGAG CTGCTACTCAAGCCCAAGTTCAGTGGCGTGGAAAAGATCAAGACCATTGGCAGCACCTACATGGCAGCAGCAGGGCTCAGTGTCCCCTCGGGGCATGAGAACCAG GACTTAGAGCGGCAGCATGTGCACATTGGTGTCTTGGTGGAGTTCAGCATGGCCCTGATGAGCAAGCTGGACGGCATCAACAGGCATTCCTTCAACTCCTTCCGCCTCCGAGTCG GGATCAACCACGGGCCTGTGATTGCTGGAGTGATTGGGGCACGCAAGCCTCAGTATGACATCTGGGGAAACACAGTCAATGTTGCCAGCCGCATGGAGAGTACTGGAGAACTTGGGAAAATCCAG GTTACAGAAGAGACGTGCACAATTCTCCAGAGACTAGGATATTCTTGTGAGTGCCGAGGGCTGATCAACGTCAAAGGCAAAGGCGAGCTGCGGACTTACTTTGTATGCACAGACACGGCCAAGTTTCAAGGACTAGGGCTGAACTGA